From a single Limisphaera ngatamarikiensis genomic region:
- a CDS encoding discoidin domain-containing protein, which translates to MATTERRVVKALSTAICLALVWGVLGPAPGRAQEKVPLELKLPAPTLKGTPEDLPSGPNIEPLSDKPRPPFYVPKGVTNVALGKPVTASVQPFTGELSQITDGRKEAFDYDTVEFRRGTQWVQVDLGQPYRIYAIVMWHDHRYIQVFHDVIVQVSNDPEFKEGVITLFNNDTDNTSGQGVGTDREYFETHEGKIVDGKGVTARYVRCYTRGSSQSALNCWQEIEVYALPAS; encoded by the coding sequence ATGGCAACGACTGAACGACGAGTTGTGAAAGCTCTGAGCACGGCAATTTGCCTGGCACTGGTGTGGGGCGTCCTGGGTCCGGCGCCCGGGCGGGCTCAGGAAAAGGTCCCGCTCGAACTGAAACTGCCTGCACCCACTCTCAAGGGTACACCGGAGGACCTCCCCAGCGGGCCAAACATCGAACCGTTGTCCGACAAACCGCGGCCGCCGTTTTATGTGCCGAAGGGGGTCACCAACGTGGCCCTCGGCAAGCCCGTCACCGCCAGTGTTCAACCTTTCACGGGTGAACTGAGCCAGATCACCGACGGCAGGAAGGAAGCCTTTGACTATGACACGGTGGAGTTTCGGCGCGGCACCCAGTGGGTGCAGGTGGATCTGGGCCAGCCTTACCGGATCTACGCGATCGTGATGTGGCACGACCACCGGTACATCCAGGTGTTCCACGATGTGATCGTGCAGGTGTCGAACGATCCGGAATTCAAGGAGGGTGTGATTACCCTCTTCAACAACGATACGGACAACACCTCCGGCCAGGGCGTGGGCACCGACCGCGAATACTTTGAAACGCACGAGGGGAAGATCGTGGACGGTAAGGGCGTGACGGCCCGGTACGTGCGGTGTTACACCCGCGGCAGCAGTCAGAGCGCGCTGAACTGCTGGCAGGAAATCGAGGTGTATGCCCTTCCGGCTTCATGA
- a CDS encoding LysM peptidoglycan-binding domain-containing protein — protein MKARSCVLWLAGLCWVGSLPAQDPAVEDRLTRIEGQIRDLLAAQAEMQKRMAGLVRELSELRDQVRSGTGDYATQADLRRLADAVQEVDRKRREDYQKIAQEIQQLAKVLSSANPPTRTSPPAPEERTSRRRSTSPDAGGPVEKGYEYVVKPGDTLHAIVQAYREQGVNVTVAQVLKANPGLNPNRLQVGQKIFIPLPAE, from the coding sequence ATGAAGGCGCGGAGTTGCGTGCTGTGGCTTGCGGGTCTGTGTTGGGTCGGATCGCTGCCGGCCCAGGACCCGGCGGTGGAGGATCGCCTGACCCGGATCGAAGGGCAGATTCGGGATTTGCTGGCCGCGCAAGCCGAGATGCAGAAGCGGATGGCCGGCCTGGTCCGGGAATTGAGTGAACTGCGAGACCAGGTCCGGTCCGGAACCGGCGACTATGCCACGCAGGCGGATCTGCGCCGGCTGGCGGATGCCGTGCAGGAGGTGGACCGGAAACGGCGAGAGGATTACCAGAAGATTGCACAGGAAATCCAGCAGCTGGCCAAGGTCCTCAGCTCCGCCAACCCACCCACACGGACCAGCCCCCCTGCCCCGGAGGAGCGTACCAGCCGCCGGCGAAGCACCTCCCCCGATGCCGGGGGCCCGGTGGAAAAGGGCTACGAATACGTGGTGAAACCGGGCGACACCCTCCACGCCATCGTTCAGGCATATCGGGAACAGGGGGTCAATGTGACCGTGGCCCAGGTATTGAAGGCCAACCCGGGCTTAAATCCCAACCGCCTCCAGGTGGGTCAAAAAATCTTCATCCCGCTGCCCGCCGAATAG